From Vallitalea longa, one genomic window encodes:
- a CDS encoding S-layer homology domain-containing protein, giving the protein MKKIGVKIIFLIFAFSLTSLYVYADMGDMGYFGGISEGTNLPKTIEKYVPVKPQKSRTMRYKEVVYISGEPIEVEGTIKVTKNDSVIDTKDMGSYTENYYISATNAEKKCTLTRDIKFTTSFYYVDGEFKKQIVRDSNVTSWKEKIVVDSVTYNLDNTFSTYSLTGVEDITPGVSYYDTSVSYDARFISSDNETYNIRTEGSVYGYDQPWSKVESGKYNMDIIGPNDRMQITLNPSLEAKKTMYYDKTSPFPISFDGTYNQRLEREASLKYNITTNHPNLTKAQKENGVTISTPNQIEKLPIPAGLDFLESNPASEHMKKLYSMEIMKEIPHKSMQLEAISRGEFIKTVCLAMNIDTSKYIVTTRSRNKNPMEIIFGDVKPDHPLYPYIMAAYDAKLIKGVGDVFNVSKPISRQEAFCILIRVIGLEKIGKIDNTVTPFKDDYNISPWARKAILAGYKLGIIEEKEGYLYPTKWLAKIEASAIIDNLIDYLREDISSYYRKIQ; this is encoded by the coding sequence ATGAAAAAGATAGGTGTGAAAATAATATTTCTTATATTTGCTTTTAGTTTAACAAGTCTATATGTTTATGCAGATATGGGAGATATGGGATATTTTGGTGGAATATCAGAAGGAACTAATTTACCTAAGACTATAGAGAAATATGTTCCTGTGAAACCTCAAAAATCAAGAACCATGAGATATAAAGAAGTGGTGTATATATCTGGTGAACCTATAGAAGTTGAAGGGACTATAAAAGTAACTAAAAATGATAGTGTAATTGATACAAAAGATATGGGAAGCTATACTGAAAATTATTACATATCAGCTACCAATGCAGAAAAAAAATGTACTCTTACTAGAGATATCAAGTTTACAACTTCATTTTATTATGTTGATGGAGAGTTCAAGAAACAGATTGTAAGAGATTCTAACGTTACTAGTTGGAAAGAAAAAATAGTTGTAGATAGTGTTACATATAATCTGGATAATACATTTTCTACATATTCATTAACAGGTGTAGAAGATATTACACCAGGGGTCAGCTATTATGATACTTCTGTATCCTATGATGCTAGATTCATTTCAAGTGATAATGAAACATATAACATTAGGACAGAAGGTTCGGTATATGGTTATGATCAACCTTGGTCCAAAGTTGAATCCGGAAAATATAATATGGACATAATCGGTCCTAATGATAGAATGCAGATAACACTCAATCCTTCTCTTGAAGCGAAGAAGACTATGTACTACGATAAAACGTCTCCTTTTCCTATAAGTTTTGATGGAACGTACAATCAAAGACTTGAAAGAGAAGCATCATTAAAATATAATATAACAACTAATCATCCTAATTTGACTAAAGCTCAAAAGGAAAACGGTGTTACTATAAGTACACCAAATCAGATAGAAAAACTTCCTATTCCAGCTGGTCTAGACTTTTTGGAAAGCAATCCAGCCAGCGAACATATGAAGAAATTATATAGTATGGAGATAATGAAAGAGATTCCACACAAATCCATGCAATTAGAAGCAATATCCAGAGGTGAATTCATAAAAACCGTATGTCTAGCTATGAATATAGATACAAGTAAATATATAGTTACAACTAGAAGTAGAAACAAAAATCCAATGGAAATCATTTTCGGTGATGTTAAGCCGGATCATCCTTTATATCCTTATATCATGGCTGCTTATGATGCTAAATTGATTAAAGGTGTTGGAGATGTATTTAATGTATCGAAACCAATTTCTAGACAAGAAGCATTTTGTATTCTAATAAGAGTTATAGGACTTGAAAAGATTGGTAAAATTGATAATACCGTAACACCTTTCAAAGATGATTACAATATATCACCATGGGCTAGAAAAGCAATCTTAGCTGGTTATAAATTAGGTATAATTGAAGAAAAAGAGGGATATTTGTATCCGACAAAATGGTTAGCTAAAATAGAAGCAAGTGCAATAATTGATAATCTTATAGATTATTTAAGAGAAGATATATCAAGTTATTATAGAAAGATTCAATAG
- the tnpB gene encoding IS200/IS605 family element RNA-guided endonuclease TnpB translates to MKINKAFKYRIYPNKEQLILIHKTFGCTRFVFNRFLNQRIELYKNEEKSTTYVNQAKELTALKKDLTWLKEVDSVSLQSALRNLDTAFKNFFQKRAKYPRFKSKRNNIKSYTTKNTNNSIRIEGSMLKFPKLGLLKTKFHREIPRNHKILSATISQVPTGAYFVSITTEFEKEIIQVPSNGNIVGLDFSMKELFVSSENQRGKYPRFFRMLEAKLIKAQRKLSRMVRFSNNWYKQKIKVAKIHYKIKNSRSDFLHKLSTQLINKYNAIAIEDLNMKGMSQVLKFGKSVSDNGWGMFISMLKYKAELRGKQLVKIDRFYPSSKTCSICGAVKKDLKLSERVYTCKCGNSIDRDLNASINIKNQGKLLLQY, encoded by the coding sequence ATGAAAATCAATAAAGCTTTCAAATATAGAATATATCCTAATAAGGAACAACTGATTTTGATTCATAAAACCTTCGGCTGTACTAGATTTGTATTCAATCGTTTTCTTAATCAAAGAATTGAATTATACAAGAATGAAGAAAAATCAACTACTTATGTTAATCAAGCTAAAGAGTTAACAGCTTTAAAAAAAGATTTAACTTGGCTTAAAGAAGTGGATAGTGTTTCTCTTCAATCTGCACTTAGGAATTTAGATACTGCTTTTAAGAATTTCTTTCAAAAGAGAGCTAAATATCCTAGATTCAAATCTAAAAGAAACAATATCAAATCTTATACAACCAAAAACACTAACAATTCAATAAGAATAGAAGGCAGTATGTTGAAGTTCCCAAAATTAGGATTACTAAAAACTAAATTTCATAGAGAAATACCTAGAAATCATAAAATATTATCTGCTACTATAAGTCAAGTACCTACAGGTGCTTATTTTGTAAGTATTACTACTGAATTTGAAAAAGAAATAATTCAAGTTCCAAGTAACGGCAACATAGTAGGTTTAGATTTTTCAATGAAAGAACTGTTTGTTAGCTCTGAAAACCAAAGAGGCAAGTATCCTAGATTTTTTCGTATGTTAGAAGCTAAACTTATCAAGGCACAAAGGAAATTATCACGTATGGTAAGGTTTTCGAATAATTGGTATAAACAAAAGATTAAAGTAGCAAAAATACACTATAAAATCAAAAATTCAAGATCGGATTTTTTACATAAACTATCTACTCAATTAATAAATAAATACAATGCTATAGCGATAGAAGACCTAAATATGAAAGGTATGAGCCAAGTATTGAAATTTGGTAAAAGCGTATCTGATAATGGTTGGGGAATGTTCATTTCAATGCTTAAATATAAAGCTGAATTAAGAGGGAAACAACTTGTGAAGATAGACAGATTCTATCCATCAAGTAAAACCTGTTCAATTTGTGGTGCAGTAAAAAAAGACTTGAAACTATCAGAAAGAGTATATACTTGTAAGTGTGGTAATTCAATAGATAGAGACCTAAATGCAAGTATAAACATTAAAAATCAAGGTAAATTGTTGTTGCAATATTAA
- a CDS encoding S41 family peptidase, translating into MRRFFKKVVIVTMVLCMLIVPVNVNANDDDIDKYENYLEIIYENIMEYYAGSEVTEEQLFEAAAYGMFYNLDPYSKFLKTKEADKLVKTISGEFVGVGIEVVQDGEYVKIVSPLPDSPAIKAGMKAEDIIIAIDGYSIKGLAFQDVINKLSGEEGTRVSITLKRGKEEITLDVKRKLVKTSAIETEDMKKLFPKVDDEVLDKINYIKINGINANVAEDIEPYLNKAKKKGVKYLIFDLRDNSGGYVGTGVDLCKLLVPEGPIVKFVNKEGYETIYTSDLKKAPFELVVLTNENTASASEFIAAAIKDSGIGVTVGETTFGKGVAQYIYDMTDKYSIKLTMEEFFSRDGHKINGIGVKPDYEVPVPNYIISSERLFLNDEMVEVKVVELILEYLGYEIDEPDNMYDEKTEKAITEFQKKMGLRAYGVADYPTLNALNKCLHDSISQKDIQLEKAMEVILSKINEN; encoded by the coding sequence ATGAGAAGATTTTTTAAGAAAGTAGTTATAGTAACTATGGTATTGTGTATGCTGATAGTACCTGTAAATGTTAATGCGAATGATGACGATATAGACAAGTATGAAAATTATTTAGAAATTATATATGAGAATATAATGGAATATTATGCTGGATCGGAAGTAACTGAGGAACAATTGTTTGAAGCAGCAGCTTATGGCATGTTCTATAATCTGGATCCTTATTCGAAATTTCTAAAAACTAAAGAAGCAGATAAATTAGTTAAGACTATTTCAGGTGAATTCGTTGGAGTAGGGATAGAGGTAGTTCAAGACGGTGAATACGTAAAAATAGTTAGCCCACTACCTGACTCACCAGCTATAAAAGCAGGAATGAAAGCGGAGGATATCATAATTGCTATTGATGGGTATAGTATTAAAGGGTTAGCCTTCCAAGATGTAATTAATAAATTAAGTGGTGAAGAAGGAACTAGAGTCTCTATAACTCTAAAAAGAGGGAAAGAGGAAATTACACTAGATGTAAAAAGAAAACTTGTTAAAACATCAGCTATAGAGACTGAGGATATGAAAAAGTTATTTCCCAAAGTTGATGATGAAGTTTTAGATAAAATCAATTATATTAAAATTAATGGTATAAATGCTAATGTAGCTGAAGATATAGAACCATACCTTAACAAAGCCAAGAAGAAAGGCGTTAAGTATCTAATATTTGACTTAAGAGATAATTCAGGTGGTTATGTAGGAACTGGAGTTGATTTGTGCAAATTATTAGTTCCAGAAGGTCCTATTGTCAAGTTTGTAAACAAAGAAGGATATGAAACAATATATACTAGTGATTTGAAGAAGGCCCCTTTTGAACTGGTTGTTCTTACTAACGAAAATACTGCTTCTGCTAGTGAATTCATTGCTGCTGCAATCAAAGATTCAGGCATAGGTGTTACAGTAGGAGAAACGACTTTTGGTAAAGGTGTAGCTCAATATATTTATGATATGACAGATAAATATTCAATAAAATTAACAATGGAAGAATTTTTTTCGAGAGATGGACACAAAATAAATGGTATAGGAGTTAAACCAGATTATGAAGTTCCAGTTCCGAATTATATCATTAGCTCAGAGAGATTATTTCTGAACGATGAAATGGTTGAAGTAAAGGTTGTCGAACTGATATTAGAATATCTTGGTTACGAAATAGATGAACCAGATAACATGTACGATGAAAAGACTGAAAAGGCTATTACAGAGTTTCAGAAAAAAATGGGTTTAAGAGCTTATGGTGTTGCAGATTATCCTACACTCAATGCTCTTAATAAATGTCTACATGATAGTATTAGCCAAAAAGATATACAATTAGAGAAAGCTATGGAAGTTATTTTAAGTAAAATAAACGAAAATTAA
- a CDS encoding CTP synthase, whose amino-acid sequence MQTKYIFVTGGVVSGLGKGITAASLGRLLKARGKKVTIQKFDPYINIDPGTMSPYQHGEVFVTEDGAETDLDLGHYERFINENLSKYSNITTGKIYWSVLNKERKGEYLGATVQVIPHITNAIKERVYRVGKSAHSDIVITEIGGTVGDIESLPFMEAIRQVSAEVGPENVLYIHVTLIPYLTKAGEIKTKPTQHSVKELRSIGILPDVLVCRTEHELSNETKEKIALFCNVKKECVIQNLDADTLYEVPLMLEKEGLANIVCEKMNLSCNEPDLTEWQEMIAREKSMTNLVKIALVGKYVELHDAYISIVESLKHAGIYHKTKLEVIWVNSEDVNSDNIDSYLKDADGVLVPGGFGDRGIDGKILAVKYARENKVPFFGICLGMQCAVIEYSRSVLGYDSAHSSELDPKTEYPVIDLMPEQKDIDELGGTMRLGAYPCKVKKGSKAYDAYESELIYERHRHRYEFNNEYKDTLVDAGLNIVGVSPDDRLVEMVEIDDHPWFVGVQFHPEFKSRPNKVHPLFRDFVGASIKAKTN is encoded by the coding sequence ATGCAAACGAAATACATTTTTGTTACGGGAGGTGTTGTTTCCGGACTAGGAAAGGGCATAACAGCTGCTTCGTTAGGAAGACTTTTAAAAGCTAGAGGCAAAAAAGTTACTATACAAAAATTTGACCCCTACATTAACATTGACCCTGGCACAATGAGTCCGTATCAACATGGAGAGGTATTTGTTACTGAAGATGGAGCTGAAACAGACTTAGACCTTGGACATTACGAAAGATTTATCAACGAAAATCTTAGCAAGTATAGTAATATTACCACTGGTAAAATCTACTGGTCTGTACTTAACAAAGAAAGAAAAGGCGAATATCTAGGTGCGACAGTACAAGTTATTCCACATATAACTAATGCTATCAAAGAGAGAGTATACAGAGTAGGTAAAAGTGCCCATTCTGATATTGTCATCACAGAAATAGGAGGAACAGTAGGAGATATTGAAAGTTTACCTTTCATGGAAGCAATTAGACAAGTGTCTGCTGAAGTAGGACCAGAAAATGTATTGTATATACATGTTACACTTATTCCTTATCTCACAAAAGCTGGTGAAATAAAAACTAAACCAACTCAACACTCAGTGAAAGAGTTACGTTCAATCGGTATTTTACCAGATGTTTTAGTATGTAGAACAGAGCATGAATTATCAAATGAGACAAAAGAAAAAATAGCTCTTTTCTGTAATGTAAAAAAAGAATGTGTTATACAGAATTTAGATGCTGATACTTTATATGAAGTACCACTTATGTTAGAAAAAGAAGGATTAGCTAATATTGTATGTGAAAAAATGAATCTCAGCTGTAATGAGCCTGATTTAACTGAATGGCAGGAAATGATAGCTAGAGAAAAATCTATGACTAATCTTGTTAAGATTGCACTAGTAGGTAAATACGTTGAATTACATGATGCATATATCTCTATTGTAGAATCTTTGAAACATGCTGGAATTTATCATAAGACTAAGCTTGAAGTTATCTGGGTTAACTCAGAAGATGTCAATAGCGATAATATCGACAGCTATCTAAAGGATGCTGATGGCGTATTGGTTCCTGGAGGTTTTGGAGATAGAGGTATTGATGGTAAAATCTTAGCTGTCAAGTATGCAAGAGAAAACAAAGTTCCATTTTTCGGTATATGTCTAGGTATGCAGTGTGCTGTTATTGAGTATTCAAGAAGTGTATTAGGATATGATAGTGCTCATAGTTCTGAACTTGACCCTAAAACTGAGTATCCTGTTATTGACTTAATGCCAGAACAGAAAGATATTGATGAATTAGGTGGCACTATGAGATTGGGAGCATATCCATGTAAGGTTAAAAAAGGCTCTAAAGCATATGATGCTTATGAATCTGAATTGATTTATGAAAGACATAGACACAGATATGAATTCAATAACGAATATAAAGATACACTTGTAGATGCTGGACTTAATATAGTTGGAGTTTCACCTGATGATAGATTAGTTGAAATGGTAGAAATAGATGATCATCCATGGTTCGTTGGTGTTCAATTTCACCCAGAATTCAAATCAAGACCTAACAAAGTACATCCATTATTTAGAGACTTTGTTGGAGCTAGTATAAAAGCCAAGACAAATTAA
- the tnpA gene encoding IS200/IS605 family transposase: protein MNDSEFKSNRHSIYNLKYHLVVITKYRHKCINKELLDDLNEIFKNIIEGKNGTIIEFNGEPDHIHLLFETPPQVELAKLVNTLKTVSSRLIRKKHSEYLKEYYCKPVFWSRSYCILTTGGATIEMIEKYIRSQAGVKD, encoded by the coding sequence ATGAATGATAGTGAATTCAAAAGTAATAGACATTCAATATACAATCTAAAATATCATTTGGTTGTAATAACTAAATATAGACACAAATGTATTAACAAAGAACTATTAGACGACCTAAATGAAATATTCAAAAACATAATTGAAGGAAAAAACGGAACTATAATCGAATTTAATGGAGAACCTGACCATATCCATTTACTATTTGAAACACCTCCCCAAGTGGAATTAGCAAAATTAGTTAATACTCTAAAGACTGTTTCTTCAAGACTTATTAGGAAAAAACATAGTGAATATTTAAAAGAATATTACTGTAAACCCGTATTTTGGAGTAGAAGTTATTGCATTTTAACAACTGGAGGAGCAACAATAGAAATGATTGAGAAATATATTCGCTCTCAAGCAGGAGTTAAAGATTAA
- a CDS encoding lysophospholipid acyltransferase family protein: protein MRTVIIIIFLAIYLILALPVLIIGFIVGLFSKKDQYKIGKFIVTHLCRGIMFLTGSRVTVTGIDNIPDETVLFVGNHRSIFDVVLLIKVINRPFGFIGKKELTKIPYLNLILKLMGGLFLDRSNLRAGLKVILAGIDMLKKGFSMLIFPEGTRNKNGEEPLPFKQGSLKLAEKANVPIVPFSIKGTDNIFENTNGLKVKASKVKLNFGKPILLSELPEEDSKKSAVYVRSIVVDLLSDMLPH, encoded by the coding sequence ATGCGTACAGTAATTATAATAATATTTTTAGCTATCTATTTGATTCTTGCTTTACCTGTACTTATAATAGGATTTATTGTAGGTCTATTTTCCAAAAAAGATCAATACAAAATTGGAAAATTCATTGTAACTCATCTATGTAGAGGTATCATGTTTTTAACAGGAAGCAGAGTTACAGTTACTGGTATAGATAACATTCCAGATGAAACTGTATTATTTGTAGGAAACCACCGTAGTATATTTGACGTTGTTTTACTAATTAAAGTCATTAATCGTCCTTTTGGTTTTATCGGTAAAAAAGAATTAACAAAAATACCTTATTTGAATTTAATACTAAAATTAATGGGTGGATTATTCTTAGACAGAAGCAATTTACGAGCAGGACTGAAAGTTATTCTAGCTGGTATCGATATGTTGAAAAAAGGTTTTTCAATGCTGATTTTTCCAGAGGGTACCAGAAATAAGAACGGCGAAGAACCTTTACCCTTTAAGCAAGGTAGTTTGAAGTTAGCTGAAAAAGCCAATGTACCGATTGTTCCTTTCAGTATTAAGGGAACAGACAATATATTCGAAAACACTAACGGGCTCAAGGTTAAGGCGAGCAAAGTCAAACTTAATTTTGGGAAACCTATTCTTCTAAGTGAACTACCTGAAGAAGATTCCAAAAAGAGCGCTGTTTATGTCCGATCAATAGTTGTGGATCTGCTAAGTGACATGCTCCCCCACTAA